In the genome of Streptomyces sp. Tu 3180, the window CTTCGGCCACTCCCTGGGCGGCACGATCGCCCAGCGGACCGCGCTGCGACACCCCGACCGGGTGCTCAGCGTCACCTCCTCGGCGGCCCTGCCCAGCGACGTCTCCGGCCTGGGGGTCCTGCGCCACCTGCGGTTCGGCCTGCTCGCCAAGCTCGCCCGGACCAAGTTCCCCGAGGGCCGTGAGGGCGACATCAAGGCCGCCCTCACCGTCTGGCGCGGCATCGCCTCTCCTGGCTACCCCTTCGACGAGGCCGCAGCCCGCGCCTGGGTCGAGGCCGACGTGGACAGCGGCCCGCGCGACACCAAGGCGCAGAGCCGCCAGATCGGCGCCCAGTGGCACGGACCCAGGCTCAAGGACCTGCGCCGACCCACCCTGGTCCTGCACGGCGAGCAGGACCCGATCCTGCGCGTCAGCGCCGGGCGCGCCACCGCCCGGGCCATCGACGGCGCCCGCCTGGTGACCTACCCGGGCGTCGGCCACGATCTCCCCGCCGCCCTGTGGACCGACATCGCCCGCCAGGTCAGCGACACGGCGGCCCGTCGGTTGTAGTCAGGCGGTGCGGGCAGTTCGGACAGCCGCTGGGCGAATGACAGCCGGGTGCACTCCGGCGTCGTGGTCACGTGGCCATCTTGCCGGATCGTTGAGGCGCCGGACGCGGCAGACTGCCACCCGTCTGATCCACTTCTCCCGATCGGCCCGCTGTCATGCCCGTTGCCCTGGCCCGCCCGGTAGCCGCGACCGCCGCCGAGCGCGAACGGTTGAAGAAGATGGCCTATGGCCACAAGACCCCGTACCGGTTACGACGGCGGGCGGAGATCGTCCTGCACGCAGCACGGGGGCGCTCCAACGCGCGCATCGCCCGCGAGACAGACCAGCACCTGGACACGGTCCGCGCCTGGCGCGACCGGTTCACCCACGGCGGGCTGGCGGCCCTGGCCGGCCGTAAGCGCACCGGGCGTCCCGCCGGCTTCACCCTCATGCAGGCCGCCGAGGCCAAGGTGCCGGCCTGCCAGTTGCCTGCCGAAATCGGTACACCGCTGTCGTGCTGGTCGTGCCCACCGCCGCCGGATCTGAGCGGTACGGGCCCCAGAGCCCTGCGGCTCCCTGATGCTCCCTGGCCCGTATCCGGCGGTGGGCCCACAGGCCGGCCGCATGCGGCAGAAGCAAGGAAGAACCGGGCATTCCTCCCCCGGCGCACAGCCCGGCCGTGCGCCCTGACGGGCACGGCCGGCACCGGCTCCAAGCAGCCGCCGTCACGATCTCGCACCGCCTGTTCGGCTGGTGCGGGCATCCTCTGCCAGGACCAGCAGGCCGCCCCCGCCGGGCGACTGCGAAACCGTGTGCCCCAGTTGCAGCAGCAGACCGGACACCGCCGCCTGCACGATCGCGCGCATGCTGTCGCCCGAGCCACCGGCCCGCTCCGAAGCCAGCGCGCTGAACCCGTCGGAAGCCGCCCACCTGACCAGCACCCCGCCGGGAGCCTCGCTCACCCGCAGCCCCGGCGCGTCGCTGTCCGCCTCACCGGCCAGATGGAATCCCGCCTGGCTCAGGACATGCCGCACCCGCACCACGAGCTCGGCACACCCATACGACACCCGACTCGTCAGCCCAGCACCGGACCGGTCATCCCCCCGGACGCGAGCAGGCTAGCGACACCGCATCAACCACTCCAACGCTGTCACCAACACTCCCGTCTGGCGGCCCGTCCAGGATCCCAACCAGCGCGTGGACTGGGGCCACTGACATCACCCGGAGAGCCGTGGCCGGGCCGTGCACCTGCCCGACCAGGACGCCGCGCTGCACCTGCTGCGCTCCACGCTCCGTATCGGCGACGTCGTCCTGGTCAAGACCTCCCATGGGCCCGGTTGCAGCAGATCGCCCAGGCGCTGGTGCAGCCGGACCCCGAGCCCGCCGGTGCTTAGACGTCGGTTTCTTTGGCGCTGTGTGGCGAAGCGAGGCGTCGCAGGCTGAGGCGCGGGTACCGGCCAAGAGAGCGAAGGCTGGCCTGTCAGCAGCGAAACCGGGCAGCAGCACCGCATGAAGTCCCCACTGCACTTCACGCTGGCCGCGACCACTCTTGACGCACCGAACCCTCATGAGCTGGCGCAGTTCTATCAGGATCTGCTCGGCTGGCCGGTACGGAAGGACGAACCGGGCTGGGTTGAGATCGGGCCGCCCGACGGCAGTGCCGGACTGTCGTTCCAGACGGAGCCGCTCTTCACCCGACCGCGGTGGCCTTCCACACGGTCCGAGCAGCAGATGATGATGCACCTGGACATCGAGGTGAACGATCTGTCATCAGCCGTCGAGCACGCTCTTGCCCTGGGGGCAACCATGGCGGACTTCCAGCCTCAGGCCGACGTGCGCGTCCTGTACGACCCGGTGGGCCACCCGTTCTGCCTCTTTGCGCGCACCGGCCCGAGGGCCTGACGGACTGATTCAGGTGGTGAGTCTGCGGTAGCTGATGAGGGCCGCAGCAGTGGCGACGAAGACGGGGAAGTACTCGGTCTTGCGCTCGTAGCGGCGGTGCAGGCACCGGCATCCGGCCGGGGCTGTCTGCAGTCGTGGCCAGGTTCGTGGTCAGGCCGCGTCGGACCCGCCTGTGCCGCCGGTCGTTCGTACGGCGCGTGCCTGCCTGCTGCCTGCCTGCTGCCTGCCGCCGGGGATCAGGTGCCGACGACGGGCGTGGCGGGGTGGCTGGGCGGTGCGGGCGAGCCATTCCTCGATCCGGCTCATGCCGTACAGCAGTGCTGCCATGGCCGGCAGGAGCAGGTACGCGATCAGGACCACTCGCCTCCCCCTTCACGGTCGGCGATCCGTCCACGAGTGTCCGGCCCGGGGATGGGGTGTGGGGTCGCCTTCACCAAGGGGTGCGTCCTGAGGGTATGCCGCCAGGATCGTCCAGGAGGGCGATGCGGGCGGTGACGCGCTTGCCGACCGGCTCGCGCTGCACCTCAGAACCCTGGGAGACGGCCATGACGATCTCCAGACCGTGCTGCCCGACCCGGCCGGCATCCGCGGCCCGGGCGATGGGCAGCACCGGCTCGGAGTCCCACATCACCACCTCCACCAGATCGCCGATGATGCGCAGGCCCAGCAGCAGCGGGCCGGGCGCGTACTTGCGGGCGTTGGTGACCAGCTCACCGACCACTAACTGGGTCACGTCCAGGGCGCGCCGGGAGACGGGCAGGCCGTGCTCGGCCTGCACCCGGGCAAGGAAGCCGGCGGCGCAGTGGCGGGCGTGGGCGATGTCCGCCCCGTCGCCGTCCAGTGCCACCGTGGTCTGTATCAGCCGCTCAAACGGCAGGGTCCCGTCCCCGCCCGCCGGTGCCGCATCCATCGTGTTCATCCTCGCCGCCCCGTACAACCGGCCTGTCGTTTACCCGCGCGTCCACTGGACACGCCGTGCGTTCCCGTGCCGGTTTCATCACACCAAACACGTCACCCGTGCCCGCGGGGCGACACCCGCGGTGAGGCCTTCGGTATGGAAGTATCACCGGTATGGCTGAAACATCCCGGCTGAAACCCGCACAAGCCGAGCAGACGCATCAGCCTGGCGGGTTGTCCGTCACGGCCACCGCCACGGACGGCATCCGGGTGCTGACCGCAGTCGGGGAGATCGACCACCACACTGGCCAGTCGCTCCAGCAGGCCCTGGATGTCACCGGCACCACTCGGCCCCGCATCGTGATCGACCTGCGCCAGGTCACCTTCCTCGACTCCAGCGGCATCAACCTCCTCATCACCGCCCACCAGCACACCACCCAAGCCGGCGGCCGGCTCCGCCTCGCCGGCCCCACGCCCCCCGTGCAACGCGTCCTACAGCTCGTCGGCGTCGACCAGCTCATCGACTGCCGTGAAACCCTCCACCACGCCCTCACCCCCTGACCGCTCACGGCCACAGCCGGGCACAGGCACGAGCCGCCGGACACCAGTGTCTGCCCGCCGTCGGTGGCAGCCGGCGCTTTGAGGGTCACTGCGAGCGCTGCCGCTCTCGCCCTCGCGCAGCTGGCTCCGCCAGCGTTTCGGCGGGTGACCTCTTGCCGGTGTGGTCGTTGAGCAACGCGGCACACTCACGCGCCATCCGCCTTCTTCTCTCCCTCCTGCGGGCACCGCGAGAGGCGAGGGCCCGGGCAGTTGTCGGTCCCGGGCCCTCACCTCTTGTACGGCGCTCTCCTCCCGCCCGGCACGTGTCCGCCCCGGTACGATCGGTGTCCGCTTCGGTGCACGTCCGCCGCCGGCTCTGAGCGGTATGTGCCCCGTAGCCCCGCGCATCCTGATGCTCCGGCCCACATCCGGCGTGGGAGCCTGCGGACCGGCCGCATGCGGCGGAAACATCGAGTGGATGTTTCTGAGCTACCGTTCGTTCTGGTTCTCAAAACGTAGGGAGATGGAACGCAGAACGTCTACTGTGGACACGTCGTTGCGGCTTTCGTCGTGGACTTCGGCCAAGCGCACGAAGGCCAAGGCGAATGCGGAGGCAAGCTGCGCGATGAACGGCTCGAGTTCTCGGCTGACCAGGACCGAGACTTCCTGCACCGTCGCGTCAGCGGGGACTTCGATGCGCGGCAGCATCTCCTCGAGCATCGCCGCGATGGTCTCGCCGCCCTGGATGTCGCTGTTGGGGTTTTCGCGAACCTGCCGACGCATCTCAAGCGCCTCTGTAAGGATGCCGACGACCCGCTGAATAGTTTCAGGCATGGCCCAGCCGCCTTTCAGATCGTAAATTTTGTCTCACCGCGCTAGGGCTGCGGATTCTTGGCCGCGGTAGCGCCCATCCCCTGCCGGCGCCGCACACGTACGCTGTTCGCCCCGAGCGGGCCTGCGCCGCCTACCAGCCAGGCGCCGACGGCTGCGGCGCTTAGCCCTTCGGCGACAGCACCGCAGTTCGGGGCGGTGTGTGGCACTACCTGGCCCCCAGCGGACATGACTGGCCCGGGGTCCTGGCGGCTGTGCATCCCGAGCGAGAAGGAGCCGACGCTGCCCGTCGCGCTCTTCCCGTTCTGCTCCGGCACGCCCATCATCGTCCCCCTTCCGCACGGGCGCTTCACCGGTCGCGTACCCGCCCCGAACAAGCCGATTCATTACGGAAAGTTGCTTATTTCCCACCCATCTGTCGCTGCACAGGATCCGCCACGAGCCGGCAGGTTTGTTCAGCCGACAACCACCTGCGCCCTCGTCGCTGACAACCATGCAGGGACGCATGTCGCGCGCACGCGCGCCCGCCCAGAGTGTCATTGCCGATCGAAATGCGGGATGGACGCACACCCGCCGGAAGGCCTTGCGGGGCCGGAGATCAATCCCCACGGGCCGCCAGGGAGACGTACTGGCGACCGACCCATGCGCAGCAAGAGGCACCACCGACCCGGGCCGGGCGAACAGTTGAAGAGAAAATCTACAAAAGGTGCATCTCTGATCAATATACTCATTGCTTGACATACTGGACCTGCATGGGAGTCCTCAGCGACTGCTGAGACATCGGGGGCAAGAACCGAAAGGAGACATCATGCGCAGAATCGCCAGCACGGCACTTGTCACCCTTCTGCTCGCTCTCGCACCGACAGGCACAGCGTTCAGCGTCGCCGACCAGGCAGCCCCGCCAGCCGCCAGCGTGACGGTTCAGGCCCAGGACAACGATGAGGACGACGACAACGCTGGCCTGTGGGGCCTCCTCGGCCTCGTCGGCCTGGCCGGCCTGATTCCATGGCGCAAG includes:
- a CDS encoding WGxxGxxG family protein, producing the protein MRRIASTALVTLLLALAPTGTAFSVADQAAPPAASVTVQAQDNDEDDDNAGLWGLLGLVGLAGLIPWRKNRGDRNRQDYRGPNTRSTGM
- a CDS encoding alpha/beta hydrolase; the encoded protein is MPQMQPQQEWTPTRYAHNGDVQVAFDQLKGSEGEPLLLIMGLATARFWWPAGLCQAFADAGFAVARYDQRDAGQSTRMPDTATANPFKALFAKRGDAYTSEDMTDDAIAVMDELGWERAHVFGHSLGGTIAQRTALRHPDRVLSVTSSAALPSDVSGLGVLRHLRFGLLAKLARTKFPEGREGDIKAALTVWRGIASPGYPFDEAAARAWVEADVDSGPRDTKAQSRQIGAQWHGPRLKDLRRPTLVLHGEQDPILRVSAGRATARAIDGARLVTYPGVGHDLPAALWTDIARQVSDTAARRL
- a CDS encoding ATP-binding protein, which encodes MDAAPAGGDGTLPFERLIQTTVALDGDGADIAHARHCAAGFLARVQAEHGLPVSRRALDVTQLVVGELVTNARKYAPGPLLLGLRIIGDLVEVVMWDSEPVLPIARAADAGRVGQHGLEIVMAVSQGSEVQREPVGKRVTARIALLDDPGGIPSGRTPW
- a CDS encoding VOC family protein, coding for MKSPLHFTLAATTLDAPNPHELAQFYQDLLGWPVRKDEPGWVEIGPPDGSAGLSFQTEPLFTRPRWPSTRSEQQMMMHLDIEVNDLSSAVEHALALGATMADFQPQADVRVLYDPVGHPFCLFARTGPRA
- a CDS encoding STAS domain-containing protein yields the protein MSVTATATDGIRVLTAVGEIDHHTGQSLQQALDVTGTTRPRIVIDLRQVTFLDSSGINLLITAHQHTTQAGGRLRLAGPTPPVQRVLQLVGVDQLIDCRETLHHALTP